The following proteins are encoded in a genomic region of Necator americanus strain Aroian chromosome II, whole genome shotgun sequence:
- a CDS encoding hypothetical protein (NECATOR_CHRII.G6363.T2) translates to MLLRGLRAYAERASKQRTTNLDRVSKTTKELLEKRRASRLDPNASHIERQKKILEAAKRRTSLKKCRRDLREYNIPLAALLSEHGTRTSSRREMQIITERTLDEAQPQEQAGFRQRFSCLDHIQTIEVCREYRLPLVLTFVDYEKVFDIVELSAILSALVDQGGDALYVRTLANCYDRCTTEIQLFHRSLTIPIGKGVRQGDTVSPKLFTAVHCSG, encoded by the exons atgctgcttagaggattacgagcctatgctgagcgtgcctcgaagcagcgcacgacaaacttggatcgagtttcaaagaccaccaaggaattgctggaaaaaagaagggcttcgaggcttgatccgaatgcatcacacattgagcg gcagaagaagattctggaagcagcaaaaagaagaacgagtctaaagaagtgccgcagggatctccgcgaatataatattccgctagcagccttgctgagcgaacacgggactcgcacgtcttctcgacGTGAGATgcaaatcattacggagag gacgctggatgaagcccagcctcaagaacaagctggattccgccagagGTTCAGCTgtttggaccacatccagaccatagaggtttgccgggaatatcgtctgccccttgttctgaccttcgtcgactatgagaaagtcTTCGACATCGTAGAATTGAGTGCAATattgtcagcgctggtcgatcaaggtggtGACGCTttgtatgtgaggacattagccaattgttacgatcgatgcaccacagagatacagcttttccaccgctctctcaccatacccattggaaagggggtacgacaaggcg
- a CDS encoding hypothetical protein (NECATOR_CHRII.G6363.T1), translating to MSSPVICTQQYSFVGALSDECLLPALAGSAVLFALHVYAYEDPNVDYEMLLRGLRAYAERASKQRTTNLDRVSKTTKELLEKRRASRLDPNASHIERQKKILEAAKRRTSLKKCRRDLREYNIPLAALLSEHGTRTSSRREMQIITERTLDEAQPQEQAGFRQRFSCLDHIQTIEVCREYRLPLVLTFVDYEKVFDIVELSAILSALVDQGGDALYVRTLANCYDRCTTEIQLFHRSLTIPIGKGVRQGDTVSPKLFTAVHCSG from the exons ATGTCGTCGCCGGTCATCTGcacgcagcaatactcattcgttGGTGCACTGAGTGACGAGTGCCTGCTTCCAGCGCTTGCTGGAAGCGCAGTGCTTTTTGCTTTACATGTGTATgcttat GAGGatccaaacgtggactacgagatgctgcttagaggattacgagcctatgctgagcgtgcctcgaagcagcgcacgacaaacttggatcgagtttcaaagaccaccaaggaattgctggaaaaaagaagggcttcgaggcttgatccgaatgcatcacacattgagcg gcagaagaagattctggaagcagcaaaaagaagaacgagtctaaagaagtgccgcagggatctccgcgaatataatattccgctagcagccttgctgagcgaacacgggactcgcacgtcttctcgacGTGAGATgcaaatcattacggagag gacgctggatgaagcccagcctcaagaacaagctggattccgccagagGTTCAGCTgtttggaccacatccagaccatagaggtttgccgggaatatcgtctgccccttgttctgaccttcgtcgactatgagaaagtcTTCGACATCGTAGAATTGAGTGCAATattgtcagcgctggtcgatcaaggtggtGACGCTttgtatgtgaggacattagccaattgttacgatcgatgcaccacagagatacagcttttccaccgctctctcaccatacccattggaaagggggtacgacaaggcg
- a CDS encoding hypothetical protein (NECATOR_CHRII.G6364.T1) codes for MKRLQPSILCVVHTKLLRTTPTPVNPSHPVSWISGAGARLTPFYGHVVPMHQLDAGGPVAPLFMDIWCRRTISTPRDPSRNPFYKYASGLIGCRETCLTPFYGRVVPTHQSGAGGPVASLFSPTGADLHALFGAAKRIKFHVIALQETKCRESDVRKMNDGTLVIRGEKVPSRNLGGVCFLMHPSVVHLVDSHEILSPRLAILLLLTNISS; via the coding sequence atgaagcGGCTGCAACCATCCATCCTTTGCGTCGTGCACACGAAGTTGTTGCGCACCACTCCGACGCcagtgaacccgtcgcaccctgtttcgtggatatctggcgctggGGCCCGTCTCACACCATTTTATGGACATGTGGTGCCGatgcaccaactcgacgccggtggacccgttgcacctctttttatggatatctggtgccggcgcaccatttcgacgccgcGAGACCCCTCTCGCAACCCTTTCTATAAGTACGCCAGCGGACTAATCGGATGCCGCGAGACCTGTCTCACACCATTTTATGGACGTGTGGTGCCgacgcaccaatctggcgccggtggacccgtcgcatcccttttttcccccacaggcgctgacctgcatgcccttttCGGAGCTGcaaagcgtatcaaatttcacgtgattgctctgcaggagaccaagtgcagagaGAGCGACGTACGaaagatgaatgacggtacactcgtcattcgtggagagaaggttccgtcgcgaaatttAGGAggtgtttgttttcttatgcacccatctgtcgtccatcttgtcgattctcacgagatcctatCACcccgtctggccattcttctgctactcaccaacatcagcagttga